Proteins from a single region of Neodiprion virginianus isolate iyNeoVirg1 chromosome 4, iyNeoVirg1.1, whole genome shotgun sequence:
- the LOC124301937 gene encoding piwi-like protein Siwi, translated as MAEQGKGRARGRARGRARQLEDAGFGEHRAPLPAPQGAWARRPGPPPAQAPPAQVPPAQQPRFPPPGLAPGHMVPNVGRGPQRTGDQDVGDIGRKMQDITVGDGASVGRGSMRGRRQILPEYLITRPLNLITKQGKSGQGITLQANYFKLLTTTDWCLYQYRVDFAPEEDRTVVRKGLLRPHRETLGPYIFDGTVLYTSNRLPEKMELFSARQSDDAQIRIEIKEVGDLVKGDQHYIQFFNIIMRKCLDHLNLQLVGRDYYDAAAKIEIRDFQLELWPGYITSIRQHERDILMCSEISHKVMRQQTIYDILAECHRQHRGDFKRAFCSQVVGQVVLTGYNNNTYRIDDVDFETSPQSTFPLRSGETISYTDYYRNKYQIAIRHPTQPLLVSRSKPRERRAGQAELIYLVPELCRATGITDEMRSQWQLMKALSDHMRVGPETRVQKLLAFNQRLRSQANVMTDLNEWNLKLSERLIDIPGRIMPSEKIIFGREKKIEAGSEADWTRELRNVTMLSCGRMDNWALIVTNRAKRDVENFVSTLIQVSTKLGFKLPQPRVHEVPDDRAQTYVEAIEAILSRVSVNLIFCVVPNNRPERYSAIKKKCCSDRPVPTQVFLAKNLTNKGLASVATKVAIQMNCKIGGAPWTVEIPLSGLMIAGFDVCHDTASKGRDYGALVTSLDRAFSQWFSAVSHHSNGEELSDTLSTNICKALHVYRARNNALPQRIVIYRDGVGEGQVPYVYEHEVVQLKDRLAQVYGEQEFKLAFIIVTKRIKTRLFAQKRNPPPGTVVDDVITNPEKYDFFIVPQSVRQGSVSPTSFSVISDNLGLDADKLQRLTYKMTHMYYNWSGTVRVPAPCQYAHKLAFLVAQSIHRPPAAQLENLLYFL; from the exons ATGGCGGAACAAGGGAAAGGAAGAGCAAGAGGCCGTGCCAGAGGTCGGGCACGTCAGTTAGAGGATGCAGGATTTGGAGAGCATAGGGCTCCACTACCGGCGCCGCAAGGTGCATGGGCTCGTCGACCGGGTCCACCACCAGCACAGGCGCCGCCGGCCCAAGTGCCACCAGCCCAGCAACCAAGATTTCCACCACCAGGTTTAGCCCCTGGACATATGGTACCG AACGTTGGGCGTGGCCCCCAGCGGACGGGTGATCAAGACGTTGGCGACATTGGAAGAAAAATGCAGGACATCACTGTTG GAGATGGTGCCAGCGTAGGTCGTGGTTCAATGCGTGGCCGGCGTCAAATTCTCCCGGAATACTTGATCACACGTCCTCTAAATCTCATCACAAAACAGG GTAAATCAGGCCAAGGAATAACTTTACAAGCTAACTATTTCAAACTCCTGACAACTACCGACTGGTGCCTCTATCAGTATAGAGTTGATTTTGCACCTGAAGAAGATCGTACAGTGGTTCGTAAGGGATTGCTTAGACCCCATAGGGAGACTCTGGGCCCATATATCTTCGACGGCACGGTGTTGTATACAAGCAACCGTTTGccagag aaaatggaaCTGTTCTCTGCACGCCAGTCAGATGATGCACAAATACGTATAGAAATTAAAGAGGTTGGAGATTTAGTTAAAGGAGATCAGCActacattcaatttttcaacataattatgCGCAAGTGTTTGGATCACTTGAACCTGCAATTGGTGGGCCGAGATTATTATGATGCAGCAGCCAAA ATCGAAATTCGTGACTTCCAACTCGAACTCTGGCCAGGATACATAACGTCTATTCGTCAACACGAGCGCGACATACTGATGTGCTCAGAAATCAGCCACAAAGTAATGCGTCAGCAGACGATATATGATATTCTCGCCGAATGTCACAGACAGCATCGCGGCGATTTCAAG CGAGCTTTCTGCAGTCAGGTCGTTGGACAAGTTGTACTCACCGGTTATAACAACAATACATACCGGATTGACGATGTCGACTTTGAAACCTCGCCACAGTCTACATTCCCACTGCGGAGCGGTGAAACAATATCCTATACCGACTATTATCGTAATAAATATCAGATAGCCATACGTCACCCTACTCAGCCGCTGCTGGTATCCAGATCGAAGCCTCGCGAACGAAGAGCTGGCCAAGCAGAGTTGATTTATCTTGTTCCTGAACTGTGCAGGGCAACTG GTATCACTGACGAAATGCGAAGTCAATGGCAGCTCATGAAAGCTTTGTCTGATCATATGCGTGTTGGGCCAGAAACTAGAGTCCAGAAATTACTAGCGTTCAACCAACGACTTCGATCGCAAGCCAATGTCATGACCGATTTGAACGAATGGAACCTTAAGCTAAGCGAAAGACTCATTGATATACCTGGCAGAATTATGCCTTCGGAGAAAATCATCTTTGGTCGggagaagaaaattgaagcTGGGTCAGAGGCCGACTGGACAAGAGAACTCCGCAATGTCACTATGCTGTCGTGCGGTAGAATGGACAATTGGGCTCTCATAGTTACCAACCGTGCTAAAAGAGACGTCGAG AACTTCGTTTCGACGCTTATCCAAGTTTCAACGAAACTTGGATTCAAACTGCCTCAGCCACGAGTTCACGAGGTACCAGACGACAGAGCTCAAACTTACGTCGAGGCTATCGAGGCGATACTCAGCCGGGTCTCTGTCAACTTGATCTTTTGCGTTGTACCTAACAACCGCCCCGAGCGTTACTCCGcaattaagaaaaaatgttgttcaGACAGGCCTGTTCCTACGCAAGTCTTTTTGGCTAAAAACTTAACGAACAAAGGGCTTGCATCCGTTGCCACCAAGGTGGCCATCCAGATGAACTGCAAGATAGGCGGAGCTCCATGGACAGTTGAGATTCCGTTGAGCGGACTGATGATAGCTGGCTTTGATGTCTGTCACGACACTGCTTCCAAAGGCCGTGACTACG GTGCCCTTGTCACCTCCCTGGATCGAGCTTTCAGCCAATGGTTCAGTGCTGTCAGCCATCATTCAAACGGCGAGGAGTTGTCAGACACTCTGTCGACCAACATTTGCAAGGCTCTACATGTGTACCGGGCGAGGAACAACGCACTGCCACAGAGAATTGTTATTTATCGTGATGGAGTCGGCGAAGGCCAAGTGCCCTACGTCTACGAGCACGAGGTTGTGCAGCTGAAAGACCGTCTGGCGCAAGTCTATGGAGAACAAGAATTTAAGTTGGCGTTCATCATAGTTACCAAACGGATTAAGACTCGTCTTTTCGCGCAGAAAAGAAACCCACCGCCGGGAACAGTCGTGGACGACGTAATCACCAACCCCGAGAAATATGACTTCTTCATAGTTCCTCAATCTGTGAGACAGGGGTCTGTTTCACCGACTTCCTTCAGCGTCATTTCGGACAATTTAGGACTCGATGCTGACAAACTCCAACGTCTAACTTACAAAATGACTCACATGTACTACAACTGGAGCGGTACTGTCAGGGTGCCAGCACCCTGTCAATACGCCCACAAGCTGGCATTTCTGGTTGCTCAGTCAATTCACAGACCGCCAGCTGCACAGCTGGAAAATCTTCTATACTTTTTATAA
- the LOC124301956 gene encoding high mobility group protein 20A-like yields MSETAVTNEMVELNGGSAQPALNGEAENNKSPGTVEDKVPDSGVDSDQKKGQTAVVASSGTASVSRGKKRKKTPRDATAPKQPLTGYFRFLNDRREKVRTENPSIPFPEITKMLAAEWSSLPVDQKQQYLDAAEQDKERYNREITDYKQTEAYRLFSEKQNNEKLSENKKERNGTEPTLEQNEVQQEKDHDFSGFDIPIFTEEFLDHNKACEAELRQLRKATSDYEAQNAVLQRHVDSLHAAVNRLESETSQQRATNQSLQRHLDSLRSQLAGSFATIPLQGTHDGATLQNIDGYVERLESLLSSNVDPGLRNTVRAAVSRLELIG; encoded by the exons ATGAGTGAAACTGCTGTTACCAACGAAATGGTCGAACTAAATGGAGGGTCAGCGCAACCTGCCCTCAATGGAGAAGCTGAGAACA ACAAATCACCTGGAACTGTAGAAGACAAAGTCCCTGACTCTGGTGTAGATAGCGACCAAAAAAAAGGCCAAACTGCCGTCGTCGCCAGTAGCGGCACAGCTTCCGTTAGTAGGGGtaaaaaacggaaaaagaCTCCTCGTGATGCAACGGCACCCAAACAGCCACTGACTGGATATTTTCG ATTCTTGAACGATCGGCGAGAAAAGGTGAGGACTGAGAATCCCTCCATACCGTTTCCCGAGATTACTAAGATGCTAGCTGCGGAGTGGAGTTCACTACCGGTAGATCAGAAACAG CAATATCTAGATGCTGCTGAGCAGGACAAGGAACGTTACAACCGGGAGATCACTGACTACAAGCAAACTGAAGCATATCGTTTGTTTAGTGAAAAACAGAACAACGAGAAGCTcagtgagaataaaaaagagagaaacggaACGGAACCAACCTTGGAACAAAAT GAAGTACAGCAAGAGAAGGATCACGATTTCTCTGGATTTGATATTCCAATTTTTACAGAAGAATTTTTGGATCATAACAAAG CTTGCGAAGCTGAGTTGCGCCAGCTACGAAAAGCCACCTCCGATTATGAGGCTCAAAACGCAGTCCTTCAGCGCCATGTAGACAGTTTGCACGCCGCTGTCAATAGATTAGAGTCCGAAACAAGCCAGCAGCGTGCGACTAATCAATCGCTTCAGCGTCATCTCGACTCGCTACGATCCCAATTAGCAGGGAGCTTTGCTACTATACCTTTACAAG GCACTCACGACGGCGCTACCTTGCAGAATATCGACGGATACGTCGAGAGACTAGAATCTCTACTTAGCAGTAACGTAGATCCTGGACTGCGAAATACCGTTCGTGCCGCGGTATCACGCCTGGAGTTGATTGGATGA
- the LOC124301931 gene encoding protein MMS22-like, whose translation MELRGTFDCSGKVNSNDWQLNKSSLFLQQEINSMVFNSQESPSFFGHVVLFGSVMPSSTAALNLKHLTTSIEMKLKLLSRCKKSESLTARKENQPDFFLARKNVCEALVYIRSYFYSIKWNSALIKNVENLIGEDFAELLLVLKKYIRELRNINDSIFHYAGSNLAVEHVLPQFHMYHVHLELRWFWLTLMDAKEYPENSSALNNLMNYNKSSLGSINIPYHNPDLEEAITIVVDDLIYVATKLFTRISLESKNHNLKIKTPYSCTCTRELWLMLQIFIDDLAVKTGSKTFWDYVNIGLDMRLGPATAAITSVSWNSVPEEHFLECKNPEMFSIWLIYHLTLLYGYNLEGVYTGIASTRINPNHVQVEKILKIYLNKGGKAGERVEIDEELQEMIPLLSVLTCEWWQPRVQIISLLWDCFHRRLDQPFLLQATGPWFVSVDKKLPRDILKQVKQRLDNNTCTSSYGMFLRLLGIFLRKTQVEVDPKYWNQIKGRIYSKFTKSKVEEFSVVGLYNFISLFVTLALTTNISQVCTMMLDLLPSVLAENRDQQSRIIAWKGELVVFLLFAEQKISFEKICERFLKEVDVISCRKDETSRSMLSAYVDVLDEILTSSEEMELSEHLFIGGWIDRYFLECPRAKVKTLITVLINVFNKCIQLRSLSDETISARNGIRPMLDALWKHVASRVRTLVFDMQIYGDDYHILSELAMRFTLEALKEPETAARYQHKFVSLFKHFVSSPMIKDVRIIRSYLALILQDEDAVCELRKEVKNFDTIIIQAWIKCCVMKPDIENTELKNLTLYLIETDEMAQVFQSTSELIAATDSKEPIILFIKTIMKRHQSLQTEQERLWIAGKCREYFAQIDKWASQLITEETKETDLTYWIYRCIGTLIFYCGPILYVKTQPNNMLVTLIKKFVLPPDKPPYVMNIGKRIFSWIILGIGNLNVRGDLSLQSLIKNLFEAYLPLLITDTFKTGSYKISEKLLYIFHDNNADYLRLILDKLSVNFIVCRDVVTHEHCYLVMLLFRNLINGGRSYGPHIIDTIISVCLPHVITCYMKVRDFHAHRQQTIDLISDLTSNPYYRENPKKREEIKLIIMNTVQKYMTTSSNIFFEFIASVCDLIPEVTLFIYSRIERTIVELEANRYPHVSNLRFFLNRVKARTKPMVEDFDLIKNK comes from the exons ATGGAGCTGCGAGGAACGTTCGATTGTAGTGGGAAAGTGAATTCTAATGACTGGCAGCTGAACAAGTCAAGCTTATTTCTTCAACAAGAAATTAACAGCATGGTTTTCAACTCACAGGAAAGCCCTTCCTTTTTCGGGCACGTCGTTCTTTTTGGCAGCGTTATGCCGAGCTCCACTGCCGCTCTAAATCTCAAACACCTCACTACTTCCATAGA AATGAAGCTCAAGCTGCTCAGTCGCTGTAAAAAGAGCGAGTCTCTAACAGCACGTAAAGAAAACCAGCCAGACTTCTTTTTGGCAAGAAAAAACGTCTGTGAAGCCCTGGTTTACATACGATCGTACTTTTATAG CATCAAATGGAACTCAGCCTTGattaaaaatgtcgaaaatctGATTGGAGAAGATTTTGCTGAATTGTTACTCGTGCTTAAAAAGTACATCAGAGAACTGAGAAACATTAATGACTCCATATTTCACTATGCAGGGTCCAATCTTGCTGTTGAG cacgTCCTGCCGCAATTTCATATGTATCATGTGCACCTCGAGCTAAGATGGTTTTGGCTGACGCTGATGGATGCCAAGGAGTACCCTGAGAATTCTTCCGCACTCAATAATCTCATGAACTACAATAAAAGTTCCTTAGGCAGCATTAACATTCCCTATCACAATCCAGATCTGGAGGAGGCAATCACCATCGTCGTGGATGACCTTATTTACGTTGCtacaaaattatttacgaGG ATTTCCTTggaatcaaaaaatcataaccTCAAGATCAAGACACCGTACAGCTGCACCTGTACACGAGAATTATGGCTAATGcttcaaatatttatcgatgacTTGGCAGTGAAGACAGGATCAAAG accTTTTGGGACTATGTAAACATTGGTCTTGATATGAGATTAGGTCCCGCAACAGCAGCAATCACATCTGTATCATGGAACAGTGTCCCGGAGGAGCATTTCTTAGAGTGTAAAAATCCCGAGATGTTTTCCATCTGGTTGATATACCACTTGACTCTACTCTATGGATATAATTTGGAAGGAGTTTATACCGGAATAGCTTCGACAAGG ATTAATCCAAACCATGTACAAgtagagaaaattttgaaaatctactTGAACAAAGGTGGCAAGGCTGGTGAACGAGTCGAAATCGATGAAGAGCTCCAAGAAATGATACCCTTATTAAGTGTACTGACTTGCGAATGGTGGCAGCCGCGTGTTCAGATCATTTCTCTGCTCTGGGATTGTTTTCATCGGCGATTGGATCAGCCATTTCTCCTGCAAGCCACAGGACCATGGTTCGTTTCCGTAGACAA AAAATTGCCCAGGGATATCCTGAAACAAGTTAAACAGAGATTAGACAATAACACGTGCACATCGTCTTATGGAATGTTTCTTCGATTGctag GTATATTTTTGCGGAAAACACAAGTCGAGGTCGATCCCAAGTATTGGAATCAGATAAAAGGCAGAATATattctaaattcacaaaaagTAAGGTGGAAGAATTTTCTGTCGTTGGACtctacaattttatttcactgttCGTTACTCTTGCACTGACGACAAATATTTCGCAAGTT TGTACTATGATGCTGGATCTTTTGCCTTCGGTACTTGCTGAAAACAGAGATCAACAAAGTCGAATTATAGCATGGAAGGGGGAGCTCGTGGTTTTCCTCCTGTTCGCCGAGCAAAAGATAAGCTTTGAAAAGATCtgtgaaagatttttaaaagaG GTAGACGTGATCAGCTGTCGCAAGGATGAAACCTCGCGCTCAATGCTATCTGCGTACGTAGATGTGTTGGACGAAATTTTAACATCTAGCGAAGAAATGGAACTTTCCGAACACTTATTCATCGGTGGATGGATAGACAGATACTTTCTGGAGTGCCCCAGAGCCAAAGTCAAGACGTTGATCACGGTGCTTATCAACGTCTTTAACAAATGTATTCAGCTGAGGAGTTTGAGCGACGAAACGATATCAG CGCGAAATGGAATCCGACCAATGTTAGATGCCCTTTGGAAGCACGTAGCAAGTAGAGTTAGAACATTGGTATTCGACATGCAAATATATGGCGACGATTACCACATTCTGTCGGAACTTGCGATGAGATTTACTTTGGAAGCATTGAAAGAACCGGAGACAGCTGCTCGATATCAACACAAATTTGTTTCGCTATTCAAACACTTTGTTTCCTCGCCCATGATCAAAGATGttag AATTATAAGATCATACTTGGCCCTGATTCTGCAAGATGAAGATGCCGTTTGCGAGCTAAGGAAAGAAGTTAAGAACTTCGATACAATCATCATACAG GCATGGATAAAGTGCTGCGTTATGAAACCAGACATCGAAAATACAGAGTTAAAGAATCTAACTCTTTACCTGATCGAGACGGACGAGATGGCTCAAGTATTTCAATCAACCTCTGAGCTAATTGCTGCTACAGATAGTAAAGAGCCAATTATTCTGTTCATCAAAACGATCATGAAGCGACATCAAAGTTTGCAG ACAGAACAGGAGCGTTTATGGATTGCCGGGAAGTGCAGAGAATACTTTGCCCAAATAGACAAATGGGCGTCACAACTGATCACGGAAGAAACCAAGGAGACTGATTTAACATACTGGATTTACCGATGCATCGGAACTCTAATATTCTATTGCGGGCCAATTTTGTACGTCAAG ACTCAGCCAAATAACATGCTTGTAACTTTGATCAAAAAGTTTGTGTTGCCACCGGATAAACCTCCGTACGTCATGAATATTGGAAAGAGGATTTTCTCGTGGATAATTTTAGGAATTGGAAACTTGAATGTCAGAGGTGACCTCAGCCTTCAATCGCtgataaaaaatctgttcGAAGCTTATTTACCGCTGCTGATTACCGACACGTTTAAAACTGGGAGTTacaaaatttccgaaaaactGTTGTACATTTTTCACGACAATAATGCCGATTATTTAAGACTGATTTTGGACAAACTCTCCGTCAATTTCATAGTTTGTCGAGATGTTGTGACACATGAACACTGTTATTTG GTGATGTTACTCTTCAGGAATTTAATAAATGGTGGAAGGTCTTACGGACCTCATATCATTGATACGATAATATCAGTTTGTCTTCCTCATGTAATCACGTGTTACATGAAAGTTCGCGATTTTCACGCACATAGGCAGCAAACAATCGATCTAATTTCCGATCTTACGTCAAATCCATACTACAgagaaaatccaaaaaaaag AGAGGAAATCAAACTAATCATCATGAACACAGTGCAAAAGTACATGACAACatcttcaaatatttttttcgaattcatcGCCTCGGTTTGTGATTTAATTCCAGAAGTCACGctgtttatttattcgagAATTGAAAGAACAATCGTTGAATTAGAGGCCAACCGATATCCACACGTCTCAAATCTGAG gttttttttaaacaggGTAAAAGCACGGACAAAACCGATGGTGGAAGATTTTGATTTGATTAAGAATAAATGA